A region of Streptomyces halobius DNA encodes the following proteins:
- a CDS encoding transglutaminaseTgpA domain-containing protein, translating into MSGRRRLALCAAVATLCAACALLPLVDPVSWIFEAVILLGIVTGVGALARRVPLARPLTIGAQALTGVLLMTLFFTRAQAIGGLLPGPDALAAFGRLMQAGVQDVGRYAIPAPVTPGIRLLLVGGVLVIGLAVDALAVTYRNAAPAGLPLLALYSVAAGLSQGGSGWLWFLIAAAGYLLLLLAEGRDRLSQWGRVFGAAGGTAPGGGRSVADPGGPAPAPLRTGSRIGALVLGIALVVPAALPSLGGGLLGRTSDGKGPGGGGTISAVNPLVSLQNSLNQPEDKEVLNYRTTTTDTRDLYLRIVALDQFDGTAWKPSERTVTDVPDRLPQPPGLGPGVDVERINTSLSTAGWYAQNWLPLPYPASRVDIAGRWRFEPQGRTLVGDRGQNTRGVQYQVESLQVRPTPRQLADAPAPPQRLLREYTEVPDSLPPVVRATARKVTHGTRNAYEKAVKLQEWFALYGGFSYNTEVRAGSGTEAIARFLEQKEGFCVHFSFSMAAMARTLGIPARVAVGFTPGTKQPDGTTSVGLKDAHAWPELYFEGVGWTRFEPTPSRGSVPDYSYPDTADSGDTARPAPEPSRPSAPSAEPSPDPTCGPGARPGSAACVPVPAESGAGPSDGGPPSAWTVAGIALAALLVLLLPVLPLLWRIRTRSRRLAGGGPGGDEAAATLAAWRELLDTGWDYGILPDDSLTPRKAAARIVRVGQLPPEDADATRRVAAAVEQALYAPQPRPASGLAADVTRIRAGLHAKATRGLRLRARLAPRSAVRLLWAVSARWTGLVARCATRRPVIAIRRAAAALRPGRQRA; encoded by the coding sequence ATGAGTGGGCGGAGGCGGCTGGCGCTGTGCGCGGCGGTGGCGACGCTGTGCGCGGCCTGCGCACTGCTGCCGCTGGTGGATCCGGTCAGCTGGATCTTCGAGGCGGTGATCCTGCTGGGGATCGTGACCGGCGTGGGCGCGCTCGCCCGCCGGGTCCCGCTGGCCAGGCCGCTGACCATCGGTGCCCAGGCACTGACCGGCGTACTGCTGATGACCCTGTTCTTCACCCGTGCCCAGGCGATCGGCGGGCTGCTGCCGGGGCCGGACGCCCTCGCGGCCTTCGGCCGGCTGATGCAGGCCGGCGTCCAGGACGTCGGCCGGTACGCCATCCCCGCCCCGGTCACACCCGGCATCCGGCTGCTGCTGGTCGGCGGTGTGCTGGTGATCGGCCTGGCCGTGGACGCGCTGGCGGTCACCTACCGCAACGCCGCTCCCGCCGGGCTGCCGCTGCTCGCCCTTTATTCGGTGGCCGCCGGGCTGTCCCAGGGCGGCTCGGGCTGGCTGTGGTTCCTGATCGCGGCGGCCGGCTATCTGCTGCTTCTGCTGGCCGAGGGCCGCGACCGGCTGTCCCAGTGGGGCCGGGTGTTCGGCGCCGCGGGCGGCACGGCCCCGGGCGGTGGGCGGAGCGTCGCGGATCCCGGCGGGCCGGCACCGGCCCCGCTCCGCACCGGCAGCAGGATCGGCGCCCTGGTGCTCGGGATCGCGCTGGTCGTACCCGCCGCGCTGCCCTCTCTGGGCGGCGGGCTGCTCGGCCGGACGAGCGATGGCAAGGGTCCTGGGGGCGGCGGCACGATCTCCGCCGTGAACCCGCTGGTGTCGCTGCAGAACAGCCTGAACCAGCCGGAGGACAAGGAAGTCCTCAACTACCGCACGACCACGACCGACACCCGCGACCTGTATCTGCGGATCGTCGCCCTGGACCAGTTCGACGGCACCGCCTGGAAACCGTCCGAGCGCACGGTCACGGACGTCCCCGACCGGCTGCCGCAACCGCCCGGCCTCGGCCCCGGGGTGGACGTCGAAAGGATCAACACCTCCCTCTCGACCGCCGGCTGGTACGCCCAGAACTGGCTGCCGCTGCCCTACCCGGCGTCCCGGGTGGACATCGCCGGCCGCTGGCGCTTCGAGCCCCAGGGCCGCACCCTCGTCGGCGACCGCGGGCAGAACACCCGCGGAGTGCAGTACCAGGTCGAGAGCCTCCAGGTACGGCCCACACCCCGCCAGCTGGCCGACGCCCCGGCACCGCCCCAGCGGCTGCTGCGCGAGTACACCGAGGTGCCGGACTCGCTGCCGCCCGTGGTGCGGGCGACCGCACGGAAGGTCACCCACGGCACACGGAACGCCTACGAGAAGGCCGTCAAGCTGCAGGAGTGGTTCGCGCTCTACGGCGGCTTCAGCTACAACACCGAGGTCCGGGCGGGCAGTGGCACCGAGGCGATAGCCCGGTTCCTGGAGCAGAAGGAGGGCTTCTGCGTCCACTTCTCCTTCTCGATGGCGGCGATGGCGCGGACGCTGGGCATCCCGGCCCGGGTCGCGGTCGGCTTCACCCCCGGCACCAAGCAGCCGGACGGCACGACATCGGTCGGTCTCAAGGACGCGCACGCCTGGCCCGAGCTGTACTTCGAGGGCGTCGGCTGGACCCGCTTCGAGCCGACCCCGAGCCGCGGCAGCGTCCCCGACTACAGCTATCCCGACACCGCGGACAGCGGCGACACCGCCCGCCCCGCCCCGGAACCGAGCCGGCCCTCCGCCCCGTCGGCCGAGCCCTCCCCCGACCCGACCTGCGGCCCCGGTGCGCGGCCCGGAAGCGCGGCGTGCGTCCCGGTGCCGGCCGAGTCGGGTGCCGGCCCGTCGGACGGCGGCCCGCCGTCCGCCTGGACCGTCGCCGGGATCGCGCTCGCCGCGCTGCTCGTCCTGCTGCTGCCCGTGCTCCCCCTGCTGTGGCGGATCCGCACCCGGTCCCGCAGACTGGCGGGCGGCGGACCGGGCGGGGACGAGGCGGCGGCCACCCTCGCCGCCTGGCGGGAGCTGCTGGACACCGGCTGGGACTACGGCATCCTGCCGGACGATTCGCTGACCCCGCGCAAGGCGGCCGCCCGGATCGTACGCGTCGGGCAGCTGCCACCGGAGGACGCCGACGCCACCCGCCGGGTGGCGGCAGCGGTGGAACAGGCCCTGTACGCCCCGCAGCCGCGCCCGGCCTCCGGTCTGGCCGCGGATGTGACACGGATACGCGCCGGACTGCACGCCAAGGCGACCCGCGGCCTCCGGCTACGCGCCCGCCTCGCCCCACGCTCCGCCGTCCGCCTCTTGTGGGCCGTCTCCGCCCGCTGGACGGGCCTCGTCGCCCGCTGCGCCACCCGCCGCCCGGTCATCGCGATCCGGCGCGCGGCGGCGGCCCTCCGCCCGGGACGGCAGCGGGCTTAG
- a CDS encoding DUF58 domain-containing protein: MSDGGSGDDTGAPEQGGLRAALGGLTTRGRSFLAAGLAAALCSYFLGEADLLRVGLLLAALPLVCVLVLHRTRYRIAGSRTLSPARVPATAESRVRLLVENVSRLPTGVLMLQDRVPYVLGPQPRFVLDRVEPGGRREVTYRVRSDLRGRYPLGPLQLRLSDPFGMCEMTRSFSASDILTVVPRVEPLPAVRPAGEVSGYGDGRQRSLALAGEDDVIPRGYRHGDDLRRVHWRSTARHGELMVRREEQPQKARCSVLLDTRYTAHRGAGPDSAFEWAVTGAASVALHLLERGFSVRLLTDTGASVPGPDGAGGTESADAAGLLLDTLAVVEHSEEEGLSAAYDVLRGGDEGLLIAFFGDLDEEQAAVAGRMRQRSSAAVAFVLDDDDWTRGPGGIRFSGGQVPLDERLRMLREAGWTALPVAPGASLADVWRTADRAGVRLEPTAGTETSTTAEGGA; this comes from the coding sequence ATGTCCGACGGGGGGAGCGGGGACGACACGGGGGCACCGGAGCAGGGCGGTCTGCGGGCGGCCCTCGGGGGGCTGACGACACGCGGCCGGTCGTTCCTGGCGGCCGGGCTGGCCGCCGCGCTGTGCTCGTACTTCCTCGGAGAGGCGGACCTGCTGCGGGTCGGACTGCTGCTGGCGGCGCTGCCGCTGGTGTGCGTCCTCGTGCTGCACCGCACCCGTTACCGCATCGCGGGCAGCCGTACGCTCTCGCCCGCCCGGGTGCCCGCGACCGCCGAATCCCGGGTCCGGCTGCTGGTCGAGAACGTCTCCCGGCTGCCGACCGGCGTCCTGATGCTCCAGGACCGTGTGCCGTACGTCCTCGGGCCGCAGCCCCGCTTCGTCCTGGACCGGGTGGAGCCCGGCGGCCGCCGCGAGGTGACCTACCGCGTCCGCTCCGACCTGCGCGGACGCTACCCCCTGGGCCCGCTGCAGCTGCGCCTCTCCGACCCCTTCGGCATGTGCGAGATGACCCGCTCCTTCAGCGCCTCCGACATCCTGACGGTGGTGCCCCGGGTGGAGCCGCTGCCAGCGGTCCGGCCGGCGGGCGAGGTGTCCGGGTACGGCGACGGGCGGCAGCGTTCCCTGGCGCTGGCCGGCGAGGACGATGTCATCCCGCGCGGCTACCGCCATGGGGACGATCTGCGCCGGGTCCACTGGCGGTCCACCGCGCGGCACGGCGAGCTGATGGTCCGCAGGGAGGAGCAGCCGCAGAAGGCGCGCTGCTCGGTGCTCCTCGACACCCGGTACACGGCCCACCGGGGCGCCGGACCGGACTCGGCCTTCGAGTGGGCGGTCACGGGCGCCGCGTCCGTCGCCCTGCACCTGCTGGAACGGGGTTTCTCGGTACGGCTGCTGACCGACACCGGCGCCTCGGTGCCCGGCCCGGACGGCGCCGGCGGTACCGAGTCCGCGGACGCCGCGGGCCTGCTGCTGGACACCCTCGCCGTCGTCGAGCACTCCGAGGAGGAGGGACTCTCGGCGGCGTACGACGTGCTGCGCGGCGGCGACGAAGGGCTGCTGATCGCGTTCTTCGGCGATCTGGACGAGGAGCAGGCGGCGGTCGCCGGGCGGATGCGGCAGCGCAGCAGCGCGGCCGTCGCCTTCGTCCTGGACGACGACGACTGGACGCGGGGCCCCGGCGGGATCAGATTCTCCGGCGGCCAGGTTCCGCTCGACGAACGGCTGCGGATGCTGCGCGAGGCGGGCTGGACGGCACTGCCGGTGGCCCCCGGGGCCTCGCTCGCCGACGTGTGGCGGACGGCGGACCGGGCCGGGGTGCGCCTGGAGCCGACGGCGGGGACCGAGACGTCGACCACGGCGGAGGGCGGGGCATGA
- a CDS encoding AAA family ATPase — MTTYDQRASHGGPPTHGVPPMRGGPPARAKPNLEERPSVGERPSVAEEPGAGGELTTTGERVHRSVEGVIEGKPEVVRLSLTVLLAEGHLLIEDVPGVGKTMLAKALARSIDCSVRRIQFTPDLLPSDITGVSVYDQQRQEFEFKPGAIFAQIVIGDEINRASPKTQSALLESMEERQVTMDGQTYELPSPFMVVATQNPVEMEGTYPLPEAQRDRFMARVSIGYPSPAAELQMLDVHGGPSPLDELQPVAHADEIVKLIDAVRTVHVAEAVRRYAVDLVAATRSHPDLRLGASPRATLHLVRAAKAAAALAGREYVLPDDVQSLAVAVLAHRLLPTAQAQLNRRTAEQIVLEILRRTPVPDPSAQPWRQHSHNRRLQQPPGARGL, encoded by the coding sequence GTGACGACGTATGACCAACGGGCGAGCCATGGGGGTCCTCCCACGCATGGGGTTCCCCCCATGCGTGGGGGTCCCCCCGCGCGGGCGAAGCCGAACCTGGAGGAAAGGCCGAGCGTGGGGGAAAGGCCGAGCGTGGCGGAGGAGCCGGGAGCAGGGGGAGAGCTGACCACCACGGGCGAGCGTGTGCACCGGTCCGTGGAAGGTGTGATCGAGGGCAAGCCGGAGGTCGTACGGCTCTCGCTGACCGTGCTGCTGGCCGAGGGGCATCTGCTCATCGAGGATGTGCCGGGCGTCGGCAAGACGATGCTCGCCAAAGCGCTGGCCCGCTCCATCGACTGCTCGGTACGGCGCATCCAGTTCACGCCGGATCTGCTGCCCTCCGACATCACCGGCGTCAGCGTCTACGACCAGCAGCGGCAGGAGTTCGAGTTCAAGCCCGGCGCGATCTTCGCCCAGATCGTGATCGGCGACGAGATCAACCGAGCCTCGCCCAAGACCCAGTCGGCGCTCCTGGAGTCCATGGAGGAGCGCCAGGTCACGATGGACGGGCAGACCTACGAGCTGCCCAGCCCGTTCATGGTCGTCGCCACGCAGAATCCGGTGGAGATGGAAGGCACCTACCCGCTCCCGGAGGCGCAGCGGGACCGCTTCATGGCGCGAGTGTCGATCGGCTATCCGAGCCCGGCCGCCGAACTGCAGATGCTGGACGTGCACGGCGGCCCCTCCCCGCTGGACGAACTCCAGCCGGTCGCACACGCCGACGAGATCGTGAAGCTGATCGACGCGGTGCGGACCGTCCATGTCGCCGAAGCGGTGCGCAGATACGCGGTGGATCTGGTGGCGGCCACCCGCAGCCACCCCGATCTGCGGCTGGGCGCCTCGCCGCGGGCGACGCTGCATCTGGTGCGGGCCGCGAAGGCCGCGGCGGCGCTCGCCGGGCGGGAGTACGTGCTGCCCGACGATGTGCAGTCGCTGGCGGTGGCGGTGCTCGCGCACCGGCTGCTGCCCACCGCCCAGGCCCAGTTGAACCGCCGCACGGCCGAGCAGATCGTCCTGGAGATCCTGCGGCGCACCCCGGTGCCGGACCCGTCCGCACAGCCCTGGCGGCAGCACTCCCACAATCGCCGTCTCCAGCAGCCGCCCGGGGCACGGGGGCTGTGA
- a CDS encoding beta-class carbonic anhydrase, which yields MSISASQPMPPSADRAAVPAGDRGLPCSNEAESSGTVTDRLVEANRRYAAAFTDPGMDARPVLEVAVVACMDARLDPHAALGLELGDCHTIRNAGGVVTDDIIRSLTISQRALGTRSVVLIHHTGCGLLNLTEDFRHDLADEVGQRPTWAVEAFRDLDEDVRQSMQRVRTSPFLLHTDDVRGFVFDVTTGLLREIEPRP from the coding sequence ATGTCCATATCTGCGTCGCAGCCGATGCCCCCGTCCGCCGACCGCGCCGCCGTCCCCGCCGGTGACAGGGGGCTCCCCTGCTCGAACGAAGCTGAGAGCTCGGGGACGGTCACCGACCGCCTCGTCGAGGCGAACCGGCGCTACGCCGCCGCTTTCACCGACCCCGGCATGGATGCCCGTCCGGTCCTCGAGGTCGCCGTGGTGGCCTGTATGGACGCCCGGCTCGACCCGCACGCCGCGCTCGGCCTGGAGCTCGGCGACTGCCACACCATCCGTAACGCCGGCGGTGTGGTCACCGACGACATCATCCGCTCCCTGACGATCAGCCAGCGCGCCCTGGGCACCCGCTCGGTCGTCCTCATCCACCACACCGGCTGCGGTCTGCTGAACCTGACCGAGGACTTCCGGCACGACCTGGCGGACGAGGTCGGCCAGCGGCCCACCTGGGCGGTCGAGGCGTTCCGGGATCTCGACGAGGACGTACGCCAGTCCATGCAGCGGGTGCGCACCTCGCCCTTCCTGCTGCACACGGACGACGTCCGAGGCTTTGTGTTCGATGTGACAACCGGCCTGCTGCGGGAGATCGAGCCGCGGCCCTGA
- the rsmH gene encoding 16S rRNA (cytosine(1402)-N(4))-methyltransferase RsmH, with the protein MSSNTRHVPVMLQRCLDMLAPALTEPGAVVVDCTLGLGGHSEALLSAFPAARLVALDRDPAALKLAGERLAPYGERATLVHAVYDELPEVLDRLGLPRVQGVLFDLGVSSMQLDEADRGFAYAQDAPLDMRMDQSTGMSAADVLNTYAPGELVRILRAYGEEKQAKRIVSAIVRERAKEPFTNSARLVELIRDALPQAAKRTGGNPAKRTFQALRIEVNGELASVERAIPAAVNALAVGGRIAVLSYHSLEDRLVKQVLAAGAANTAPPGLPVVPERYQPRLKLLTRGAELPTEEEIAENRRAAPARLRGAERIRENAEGTA; encoded by the coding sequence ATGAGTAGCAACACACGCCACGTCCCGGTCATGCTCCAGCGGTGTCTGGACATGCTCGCCCCTGCGCTCACCGAGCCCGGTGCGGTCGTCGTCGACTGCACGCTCGGTCTGGGAGGGCACAGCGAGGCGCTGCTCTCGGCCTTCCCGGCGGCCCGTCTCGTGGCCCTCGACCGCGACCCGGCCGCCCTGAAGCTCGCGGGAGAGCGGCTGGCCCCGTACGGCGAGCGCGCCACCCTGGTGCACGCCGTCTACGACGAGCTCCCCGAGGTCCTCGACCGGCTCGGGCTGCCACGGGTCCAGGGCGTCCTGTTCGACCTCGGCGTCTCCTCCATGCAGCTCGACGAGGCCGACCGCGGCTTCGCATACGCCCAGGACGCCCCGCTGGACATGCGCATGGACCAGTCGACGGGCATGAGCGCCGCCGACGTCCTCAACACCTACGCGCCCGGGGAGCTCGTCCGGATCCTGCGTGCCTACGGGGAGGAGAAGCAGGCCAAGCGGATCGTCTCGGCGATCGTCCGCGAGCGCGCCAAGGAGCCGTTCACCAACAGCGCACGGCTGGTCGAGCTGATCCGTGACGCGCTGCCGCAGGCCGCCAAGCGCACCGGCGGCAACCCCGCGAAGCGCACGTTCCAGGCGCTGCGCATCGAGGTCAACGGGGAGCTGGCGAGTGTGGAGCGGGCCATTCCGGCCGCCGTGAACGCGCTGGCGGTCGGTGGCCGGATCGCCGTGCTCTCCTACCACTCCCTGGAGGACCGCCTGGTCAAGCAGGTTCTCGCGGCAGGAGCCGCCAATACCGCGCCCCCGGGGCTCCCTGTCGTCCCGGAGCGCTACCAGCCCCGCCTGAAGCTGCTGACCCGGGGCGCGGAACTCCCCACGGAGGAGGAGATCGCCGAGAACCGCCGCGCGGCCCCCGCCCGGCTGCGCGGCGCCGAGCGCATCCGCGAGAACGCGGAGGGCACGGCGTGA
- a CDS encoding septum formation initiator family protein — protein MTGQGLPRGRQGRLSVLFPSGAGNAARTPFVLLVVVLLGSGLIALLLLNSALNQGSFELSKLEKETEDLTDEQQALQQEVDAYSAPDALARRARKLGMVPGGNPAFLLPDGTVRGKPSRVNADGSLVMKAPAAPSHLRPLRAPGTAGSPAMPVAPVMPGAPGAPTAAPSVPSGSAGSTAPSPTPSGR, from the coding sequence GTGACCGGCCAGGGGCTCCCGCGCGGAAGGCAGGGACGCCTCTCCGTGCTCTTCCCCTCCGGCGCCGGCAACGCCGCGCGCACCCCTTTTGTGCTGCTGGTCGTCGTGCTGCTGGGCTCCGGCCTGATCGCGCTGCTGCTGCTCAACTCCGCCCTCAACCAAGGGTCGTTCGAGCTCAGCAAGCTGGAGAAGGAGACCGAGGACCTGACGGACGAGCAGCAGGCGCTGCAGCAGGAAGTGGACGCGTACTCCGCCCCGGACGCCCTCGCCAGGCGCGCCCGGAAGCTGGGAATGGTGCCGGGCGGCAACCCGGCGTTCCTGCTGCCGGACGGCACGGTCCGGGGCAAGCCCAGCCGGGTGAACGCCGACGGGTCGCTGGTGATGAAGGCCCCTGCCGCGCCATCGCACCTGAGGCCGCTCAGGGCACCGGGGACGGCGGGCTCGCCGGCCATGCCGGTCGCCCCGGTGATGCCGGGGGCCCCGGGGGCGCCCACCGCCGCACCGTCGGTGCCGTCAGGTTCCGCCGGCTCCACCGCCCCCTCCCCGACGCCCTCCGGCAGGTGA
- a CDS encoding peptidoglycan D,D-transpeptidase FtsI family protein — MTEPRDPRRRVPRPAGRGRAGSRGGSAGRGGQAGRRGALHRPAAKRTTPKPAVPGPSAARSSTAPKQSAKQAARPVRPRSGPALLRLGSPRPRLRLVSLGLTVVMLVFVVRLFQVQAVDAGAFAAKANVNRYVPVKLAAERGAITDRDGVNLATTVDAYDITADPSLLAPDKSKIDDAPQRAAALLAPILHQDKAALAKKLARPKARYVLLARQQTPQVWKKIKALRRTLDARAAADRKHGPNVLVGIFADKHSKRVYPNKDLASGVLGFVNRAGKGGGGLEALLDKRLAGKDGKLVYAQSGGRRVPTADAQEHPAVPGSDVELTLDRDIQWAAQRAITKQVAKSGADRGYVVVQDTRTGEILALANAPGFDPNEVAKADPAALGNAALSDAFEPGSTSKLMSMAAVLEEGAATPATRVTVPNRLHRGDRLFADDIDHPTWYLTLNGVLAKSSNIGTILATGQLGRTQREANQVLYSYLRKFGIGRPTGLSFPGETPGILAKPQDWNTSQQYTIPFGQGLSLNAVQAASVYSTIANGGERIAPTLVRGTTGPDGRYVPAPKPAKNRVVSEKTARELATMLESVVDDEEGTGAKAKIPGYRVGGKTGTSNRVDPRTGRYHGYTASFAGFAPADKPRITVYCAVQNPTRGSYFGGQVCGPIYQQVMAFALKTLQVPPTGAQPPRLPVTFKPGQ; from the coding sequence ATGACCGAGCCCAGGGACCCCCGCCGCCGTGTACCGCGCCCCGCCGGGCGCGGCCGGGCCGGCAGCCGTGGCGGTTCGGCCGGACGCGGCGGCCAGGCCGGCCGACGCGGCGCCCTGCATCGCCCCGCCGCCAAGCGGACCACCCCGAAGCCCGCCGTCCCCGGACCCTCGGCGGCCAGGTCCTCAACGGCGCCCAAGCAGTCCGCCAAGCAGGCCGCCCGCCCCGTACGTCCCCGCTCCGGCCCCGCCCTGCTCCGCCTCGGCAGCCCGCGCCCCCGGCTGCGGCTGGTCTCCCTCGGGCTGACGGTGGTGATGCTGGTCTTCGTCGTACGGCTCTTCCAGGTGCAGGCCGTGGACGCCGGGGCGTTCGCCGCCAAGGCCAACGTGAACCGCTATGTCCCGGTCAAGCTGGCCGCCGAGCGCGGTGCGATCACCGACCGGGACGGCGTGAACCTGGCCACCACCGTGGACGCGTACGACATCACCGCTGACCCGAGCCTGCTGGCACCCGACAAGTCCAAGATCGACGACGCCCCGCAGCGGGCCGCCGCGCTGCTCGCCCCGATCCTCCACCAGGACAAGGCCGCCCTCGCCAAGAAGCTCGCCCGGCCCAAGGCGCGCTACGTCCTGCTCGCCCGGCAGCAGACCCCGCAGGTCTGGAAGAAGATCAAGGCCCTGCGCAGGACCCTCGACGCCAGGGCGGCCGCCGACCGCAAGCACGGGCCGAACGTCCTGGTCGGGATCTTCGCCGACAAGCACAGCAAGCGCGTCTACCCCAACAAGGACCTCGCCTCCGGCGTCCTCGGTTTCGTCAACCGCGCGGGCAAGGGCGGCGGCGGCCTGGAGGCGCTCCTGGACAAGCGGCTGGCGGGCAAGGACGGCAAGCTCGTCTACGCCCAGTCCGGCGGGCGCCGGGTCCCCACCGCCGACGCCCAGGAACATCCCGCGGTCCCGGGCAGCGACGTCGAGCTCACCCTCGACCGCGACATCCAGTGGGCGGCGCAGCGGGCGATCACCAAACAGGTCGCGAAGTCCGGGGCGGACCGCGGCTACGTCGTCGTCCAGGACACCCGTACCGGCGAGATCCTGGCGCTGGCCAACGCGCCCGGCTTTGACCCGAACGAGGTGGCGAAGGCCGACCCGGCGGCGCTGGGCAACGCCGCGCTGTCCGACGCGTTCGAGCCGGGCTCCACCAGCAAGCTGATGTCGATGGCGGCCGTCCTGGAGGAGGGCGCCGCCACCCCCGCCACCCGGGTCACCGTGCCGAACCGGCTGCACCGGGGCGACCGGCTGTTCGCGGACGACATCGACCACCCCACCTGGTACCTCACGCTCAACGGCGTCCTCGCCAAGTCCAGCAACATCGGCACGATCCTGGCGACCGGCCAGCTGGGCAGGACCCAGCGCGAGGCCAACCAGGTGCTCTACTCCTACCTGCGGAAGTTCGGGATCGGGAGGCCGACCGGGCTCAGCTTCCCGGGGGAGACGCCCGGCATCCTGGCCAAGCCGCAGGACTGGAACACCTCGCAGCAGTACACGATCCCGTTCGGCCAGGGCCTGTCCCTCAACGCCGTCCAGGCCGCGTCCGTCTACTCCACGATCGCCAACGGCGGCGAGCGCATCGCCCCCACGCTCGTCCGCGGCACCACCGGGCCCGACGGCCGCTACGTCCCGGCGCCCAAGCCCGCGAAGAACCGGGTGGTCAGCGAGAAGACCGCGCGCGAGCTCGCCACCATGCTGGAATCCGTGGTGGACGACGAGGAAGGCACCGGCGCGAAGGCGAAGATCCCCGGCTACCGGGTGGGCGGCAAGACCGGCACCTCCAACCGGGTGGACCCCCGCACCGGCCGCTACCACGGCTACACCGCCTCCTTCGCCGGCTTCGCGCCCGCCGACAAACCCCGTATCACCGTCTACTGCGCCGTCCAGAACCCCACGCGAGGCAGCTACTTCGGCGGCCAGGTGTGCGGTCCGATCTACCAGCAGGTCATGGCGTTCGCGCTGAAAACCCTCCAGGTCCCGCCGACCGGCGCGCAGCCCCCGCGACTGCCGGTCACGTTCAAGCCAGGCCAATGA